A section of the Mycolicibacterium anyangense genome encodes:
- a CDS encoding pirin family protein — MSNLESAPREVPCSARGLDGAEVLEPREVPLGGPRALTVRRTLPQRDRSLIGAWCFADHYGPQDLRNGPGMDVPPHPHTGLQTVSWLFHGEIEHRDSAGVHQLVRAGELNLMTAGAGICHSEVSTPATAILHGAQLWVALPDADRHTSRDFEHYVPEPVSTSGATIRVFLGALAGQRSPVHTFTPLLGAQLDLPAGTVIELDVDRAYEHGVLLDLGTVEVAGRRLVAGQLAYRGPGAGTLRLHNPAGQSARMLLLGGPPFGEDLLMWWNFVARSHDEIAEYRQLWQDGDARFGTVSGYSGAVDRLPAPTLPAIRLRPRRSQP, encoded by the coding sequence GTGAGCAACCTCGAGAGCGCTCCACGTGAAGTTCCTTGTAGTGCAAGGGGCTTGGATGGCGCCGAGGTGCTGGAGCCGCGGGAGGTGCCGCTCGGGGGTCCGCGGGCGCTGACCGTGCGCCGCACGCTCCCGCAGCGGGACCGTTCACTGATCGGCGCGTGGTGCTTCGCCGACCACTACGGCCCCCAGGACCTCCGCAACGGTCCGGGTATGGACGTGCCACCGCACCCGCACACCGGCCTGCAGACCGTCAGCTGGTTGTTCCACGGGGAGATCGAGCACCGCGACAGCGCGGGCGTACACCAACTGGTCCGGGCGGGGGAGTTGAACCTGATGACCGCCGGTGCGGGCATCTGCCACTCCGAAGTGTCGACACCCGCCACGGCCATCCTGCACGGCGCCCAGCTGTGGGTCGCGCTACCGGACGCAGATCGCCATACCAGCCGCGACTTCGAACACTATGTGCCCGAGCCGGTTTCGACGTCCGGCGCCACCATCCGGGTCTTCCTGGGCGCACTGGCCGGCCAGCGCTCACCGGTGCACACCTTCACCCCGCTGCTGGGTGCGCAGCTCGATCTGCCGGCCGGCACCGTCATCGAGCTCGACGTCGACCGAGCCTACGAACACGGTGTGCTGCTCGATCTCGGCACTGTCGAGGTCGCCGGGCGCCGGCTGGTCGCCGGGCAGCTGGCGTACCGCGGGCCGGGCGCCGGCACGCTGCGACTGCACAACCCCGCCGGGCAGAGCGCGCGGATGCTGCTGCTCGGCGGGCCGCCGTTTGGTGAGGATCTGCTGATGTGGTGGAACTTCGTGGCCCGCAGCCACGATGAGATCGCCGAGTACCGGCAACTCTGGCAGGACGGTGATGCGCGATTCGGCACCGTCAGTGGGTACTCCGGAGCTGTCGACCGGTTGCCCGCCCCGACGCTTCCGGCCATCCGCCTGCGGCCACGTCGCAGCCAACCGTAG
- a CDS encoding TetR/AcrR family transcriptional regulator C-terminal domain-containing protein, producing the protein MGRPPVPLLSTDRIAAAAMDLVSATGGFTIPELARKLQVSPSSLYNHVTGRGQIVELLRERAMSEVQLPQDSPDQPWADVVAEILRSYRRSFARYPRLIPLLTAYQVNSSHAMRMYNVLAATLKRAGFDPADTLRVITLMDSFVLGSALDVAAPEEPWHPGEDVSAEFAAALATGSGKEDRADDAFEFGLAVLLRGLARD; encoded by the coding sequence ATGGGCCGACCACCCGTACCGCTGCTGTCGACCGACCGGATCGCGGCAGCTGCCATGGACCTCGTCAGCGCCACCGGCGGCTTCACCATCCCCGAACTGGCACGAAAACTGCAGGTCAGCCCATCCTCGTTGTACAACCACGTGACGGGCCGAGGGCAGATCGTCGAGCTCCTGCGCGAGCGCGCGATGTCGGAGGTGCAGCTGCCGCAGGACTCACCGGATCAGCCCTGGGCCGACGTGGTGGCCGAGATCCTGCGCTCCTACCGCCGCAGTTTTGCCCGCTACCCGCGGTTGATCCCGCTGCTGACGGCCTACCAGGTGAACAGCAGTCACGCGATGCGGATGTACAACGTGCTGGCGGCGACGCTCAAGCGGGCTGGCTTCGACCCCGCCGACACGCTGCGGGTGATCACGTTGATGGACTCCTTCGTGCTGGGATCCGCCCTGGATGTGGCCGCACCGGAAGAACCGTGGCACCCCGGCGAGGACGTCAGTGCCGAGTTCGCCGCGGCCCTGGCCACCGGATCCGGCAAGGAAGACCGGGCCGATGACGCGTTCGAGTTCGGCCTGGCGGTGTTGTTGCGGGGGTTGGCGCGCGACTAG
- a CDS encoding APC family permease — MTAEFIAGPHEGHLKRALGLPSLVLFGLVYMVPLTVFTTYGIVTETSGGRLPLAYIVTLVTMVFTALSYARMAAAIPVAGSAYTYTQRTFGAPVGFLAGWSLLLDYLFLPMLNYLVIGLYLNAAVPSLPAWVIVLVSIAIVTVLNIVGIVSVARANFLIIAIQAIFIVVFVVLAVAKTTGYGSVDLLAPFTGDGTAGGMSPILAGAAILCLSFLGFDAVSTLSEEARDAKRTVPQAIMIATIVSGIIFIVLSYVSQLVFPSNKFASVDTGSTDVMLATGGAFVNTFFTAAYVAGALGSALTSQASVARILYAMGRDGILPRKVFGHVSAKYSTPVYAILTVSAISLLAIWIDLAILASVVSFGALVAFSVVNLSVIKHYFVDMHERNVLLNVVAPVIGFLLTAWLWTSLSGTALTIGLIWLAIGFVWLLVVTQGFRRPTPVLDLDYE; from the coding sequence ATGACAGCGGAATTCATCGCCGGCCCGCACGAGGGCCACCTGAAACGGGCATTGGGCCTGCCGTCACTGGTGCTGTTCGGCCTGGTGTACATGGTGCCGTTGACCGTCTTCACCACCTACGGCATCGTCACCGAGACCTCGGGCGGCCGACTGCCACTGGCCTACATCGTCACGCTCGTCACGATGGTGTTCACCGCGCTGTCCTACGCGCGGATGGCTGCGGCGATCCCGGTGGCCGGCTCGGCATACACCTACACGCAGCGGACCTTCGGAGCACCCGTCGGCTTCCTGGCGGGCTGGTCGCTGCTGCTCGACTACCTCTTCCTGCCGATGCTGAACTACCTGGTGATCGGGCTCTACCTGAACGCAGCGGTGCCCTCGCTGCCGGCCTGGGTCATCGTCTTGGTGTCGATCGCGATTGTCACGGTGCTCAACATCGTCGGTATCGTCTCTGTCGCCCGGGCCAACTTCCTGATCATCGCGATCCAGGCCATCTTCATCGTGGTGTTCGTGGTCCTCGCCGTCGCCAAGACCACCGGCTACGGATCGGTCGATCTGCTGGCGCCATTCACCGGTGACGGCACCGCCGGCGGCATGAGCCCCATCCTGGCCGGCGCGGCCATCCTGTGTCTGTCGTTCCTCGGCTTCGACGCGGTCTCCACGCTGTCCGAGGAGGCCCGCGACGCCAAGCGCACAGTGCCGCAAGCGATCATGATCGCGACCATCGTCTCGGGGATCATCTTCATCGTGCTGTCCTATGTGTCGCAGCTGGTGTTCCCGTCCAATAAGTTCGCCAGCGTGGACACCGGCTCGACCGACGTGATGCTGGCCACCGGTGGGGCGTTCGTGAACACGTTCTTCACCGCGGCCTATGTGGCAGGTGCGCTCGGTTCGGCGCTGACCTCACAGGCGTCGGTGGCCCGCATCCTGTACGCGATGGGCCGCGACGGCATCCTGCCCCGCAAGGTGTTCGGGCACGTGTCGGCGAAGTACAGCACACCGGTCTATGCGATCCTGACCGTCAGCGCCATCTCGCTGCTCGCCATCTGGATCGATCTGGCCATCCTGGCCTCGGTCGTCAGTTTCGGTGCGCTGGTGGCCTTCTCGGTGGTCAACCTGTCGGTGATCAAGCACTACTTCGTCGACATGCACGAGCGCAACGTCCTGCTCAACGTGGTTGCCCCGGTGATTGGCTTCCTGCTCACCGCATGGCTGTGGACCAGCCTGTCGGGAACGGCCCTGACCATCGGATTGATCTGGCTGGCAATCGGATTCGTCTGGCTGCTCGTGGTCACCCAGGGCTTCCGCCGGCCCACGCCGGTATTGGACCTGGACTACGAGTGA
- a CDS encoding Rieske 2Fe-2S domain-containing protein: MTEIREIDPGTPMTRFARGWHCLGLAENFRDGKPHGIQAFGGKLVVYADSKGDIHVLDGYCRHLGADLAKGSVKGDNIACPFHDWRWNGATGRCAEIPYARRVPKLARTRKWQTLEVNGQLLVWHDPEGSTPGPELTPPQIEGMGTDKWSKWTWNSILIEGAHCREIVDNNVDMAHFFYIHYAYPTYFKNVFEGHTASQFMESKGRQDFTEHPERMWEGTKLRSEATYFGPAYMINWLHNDLAPEFTVNSILINCHYPISQNSFMLQFGVSVEVPEGMTKEKADKLAESYSKVYEVGFLQDVEIWKHKTRIENPLLCEEDGALYQYRRWYEQFYVDAAEVTTDMTDRFELEVDTTHAYGVWQREVEENLEKRDAVTVSS; the protein is encoded by the coding sequence ATGACTGAGATCCGGGAGATCGACCCCGGCACGCCCATGACGCGGTTCGCCCGTGGGTGGCACTGCCTGGGCCTGGCCGAGAACTTCCGCGACGGCAAGCCGCACGGCATTCAGGCGTTCGGCGGCAAGCTGGTGGTCTACGCCGACAGCAAGGGCGACATCCACGTGCTCGACGGTTACTGCCGGCACCTGGGCGCCGACCTCGCCAAGGGATCGGTCAAGGGTGACAACATCGCCTGCCCGTTCCACGACTGGCGGTGGAACGGTGCAACCGGACGGTGCGCCGAGATCCCCTACGCCCGCCGCGTTCCCAAGCTGGCGCGCACCCGCAAGTGGCAGACCCTGGAGGTCAACGGCCAACTGCTGGTGTGGCACGATCCCGAAGGCTCAACCCCCGGCCCGGAGCTGACTCCGCCGCAGATCGAGGGCATGGGCACCGACAAGTGGTCGAAGTGGACGTGGAACTCGATCCTCATCGAGGGCGCGCACTGCCGTGAGATCGTCGACAACAACGTCGACATGGCGCACTTCTTCTACATCCACTACGCCTACCCCACGTACTTCAAGAACGTCTTCGAAGGCCACACCGCTAGCCAGTTCATGGAATCCAAAGGGCGCCAGGACTTCACCGAACATCCCGAGCGGATGTGGGAGGGCACCAAGCTGCGCTCGGAGGCCACCTACTTCGGGCCGGCGTACATGATCAACTGGCTGCACAACGACCTGGCACCGGAGTTCACGGTCAATTCGATCCTGATCAACTGCCACTATCCGATTTCGCAGAACTCCTTCATGCTGCAGTTCGGCGTCTCGGTCGAGGTTCCGGAAGGAATGACCAAGGAGAAGGCCGACAAGCTCGCCGAGTCCTACTCCAAGGTCTACGAGGTCGGCTTCCTGCAGGATGTCGAGATCTGGAAGCACAAGACCCGCATCGAAAATCCCCTGTTGTGCGAGGAAGACGGCGCGCTGTACCAGTACCGCCGGTGGTACGAACAGTTCTACGTCGACGCCGCCGAGGTCACCACGGACATGACGGACCGTTTCGAACTCGAAGTCGACACCACCCATGCGTACGGGGTGTGGCAGCGTGAGGTCGAGGAGAATCTCGAAAAGCGCGACGCAGTAACGGTTTCAAGCTAG
- a CDS encoding amidohydrolase: MSATLFTSGVVWTGTGTESDALLVVDGVVRALGDAARQQAAEFDCQIVDLEGGFLMPSFGDGHAHPLYGGLEAAGPAVRPCTSVDEILAAVKKYADEHPDEEWITGASYDGSLAPGGLFDARWLDSVVPDRPVVLRAWDYHTMWVNTEALNRAGIAPDTPDPVLGEIPHRPDGSVLGTLREWGATDLVTAVMPPRDEAQRIAALGTAADYYLPFGVTWVQDAWVEPQDVATYVEAARQGALRMRFNLALYADPRHFDTQLAQYAESRRAVDEVGSPFLTANTVKFFADGVVENETGALLAPYCSGLHSHGGQERSDSGENLGMRTWEGDSLAQAAQRVDELGFQIHIHAIGDAAVRQALDAIEYVQERNGSRDRRPVIAHVQLVDEADLERFATLGVIPNMQPLWAQMDALMTVLTIPRLGVERADRQYQMRTLHDTGAALAFGSDWPVSSGAPLDGIAIAVSRRTAEGEPEGGWTPHEIVPIDLALSSYTGAVAYQAFAEGNWGRIVPGASADLVWLGADPRSAPALQLPGVNIRATYLHGAQAYRADNGKV; the protein is encoded by the coding sequence GTGAGCGCGACCCTGTTCACCAGTGGCGTGGTCTGGACCGGCACCGGCACGGAGTCCGACGCCCTGCTGGTCGTCGACGGCGTGGTGCGCGCCCTCGGTGATGCAGCACGCCAGCAGGCCGCTGAGTTCGATTGCCAGATCGTCGATCTCGAAGGCGGCTTCCTGATGCCGTCCTTCGGTGACGGCCACGCCCACCCGCTGTACGGCGGGCTGGAGGCCGCCGGTCCGGCGGTCCGGCCCTGCACGTCGGTCGACGAGATCTTGGCCGCGGTCAAGAAGTACGCGGACGAACATCCCGACGAGGAATGGATCACCGGCGCGTCCTATGACGGCAGCCTGGCCCCCGGCGGTCTGTTCGACGCCCGCTGGCTGGACTCGGTGGTTCCCGACCGCCCCGTCGTGCTGCGCGCCTGGGATTACCACACCATGTGGGTCAACACCGAGGCCCTCAACCGCGCGGGCATCGCCCCCGATACTCCCGACCCGGTCCTGGGTGAAATCCCGCATCGGCCCGACGGCTCCGTGCTGGGGACGTTACGGGAATGGGGCGCAACCGATCTGGTGACCGCGGTCATGCCACCTCGCGACGAGGCCCAGCGCATCGCCGCGCTCGGCACCGCCGCCGACTACTACCTGCCCTTCGGCGTGACGTGGGTACAGGACGCCTGGGTCGAGCCGCAGGACGTCGCCACCTACGTCGAGGCGGCGCGGCAGGGTGCCTTGCGGATGAGGTTCAACCTCGCCCTGTACGCCGACCCGCGGCATTTCGACACCCAGTTGGCGCAGTATGCCGAATCACGGCGCGCCGTCGACGAGGTGGGATCGCCGTTCCTCACCGCGAACACGGTGAAGTTCTTCGCCGACGGTGTGGTGGAGAACGAGACCGGCGCGCTGCTGGCGCCGTACTGCTCTGGGCTGCATTCTCACGGCGGGCAGGAGCGCAGCGACTCGGGGGAGAACCTGGGCATGCGGACCTGGGAGGGTGACTCGCTGGCGCAGGCTGCCCAACGGGTCGACGAACTGGGATTCCAGATCCACATCCACGCCATCGGCGACGCCGCCGTACGGCAAGCCCTCGATGCCATCGAATATGTCCAGGAGCGCAACGGGTCTCGGGACCGCCGTCCCGTCATCGCCCACGTCCAGTTGGTGGACGAGGCCGACCTCGAGCGTTTCGCCACTCTCGGTGTGATCCCCAACATGCAACCGCTGTGGGCCCAGATGGACGCGCTGATGACGGTGCTGACCATCCCGCGGCTCGGGGTGGAACGCGCCGACCGGCAGTATCAGATGCGCACGCTGCACGACACCGGTGCCGCGCTGGCGTTCGGCTCGGACTGGCCGGTGTCCTCGGGCGCGCCGTTGGACGGTATCGCCATCGCGGTATCCCGTCGCACCGCCGAAGGCGAGCCCGAAGGTGGCTGGACACCGCACGAAATCGTCCCGATCGACCTCGCCCTGTCGTCCTACACCGGGGCGGTGGCGTATCAGGCGTTCGCCGAAGGCAATTGGGGACGCATCGTGCCCGGAGCCAGCGCCGACCTGGTGTGGCTCGGCGCCGACCCGCGCAGCGCTCCCGCGCTGCAGCTACCGGGCGTGAACATTCGCGCCACCTACTTGCACGGGGCCCAGGCCTACCGCGCTGACAATGGAAAGGTCTGA
- a CDS encoding GGDEF domain-containing protein, translating to MTGGPIVGREPPLVLRRRLLLTYCLFFVGVYCLGLVSWLRDTHQTDFRGELSAASLSVLGLLLCLRPPLMGWRYALAVVCLTSAPVAALFFHRNLAAQVWSLIPLMFLGIFVRTWHGKTTTRAYVVAVGAAATAGLLLAPEPAPLLWPVLFVASIAAAVVVFGLSHAALRDAADRDPLTGVWNRAGVLWQADALASRGRGRGVAVLVLDVDDFKSINDNQGHEAGDRVLVDLSRRWHEQLPRDAVIGRLGGDEFVVLLGGYDQSSAEEVATTFSEGTVRVTVGLACGPFDGPDDLTALLAAADADLYRRKRERKSPTSEERRTG from the coding sequence ATGACCGGGGGTCCCATCGTCGGGCGAGAACCCCCGCTGGTCCTGCGTCGCCGACTTCTTCTCACCTACTGCCTGTTCTTTGTGGGGGTGTACTGCCTCGGGCTCGTCTCGTGGCTTCGAGATACCCACCAGACTGACTTTCGCGGTGAGCTCTCGGCGGCAAGCCTGAGTGTCCTCGGTCTGCTGCTCTGTCTGCGCCCGCCGCTGATGGGCTGGCGGTACGCCCTGGCCGTGGTGTGCCTCACCTCGGCTCCGGTGGCGGCGCTGTTCTTTCACCGCAATCTCGCCGCGCAGGTGTGGTCGCTGATCCCACTGATGTTCCTCGGTATCTTCGTGCGGACCTGGCACGGGAAGACCACGACCCGGGCCTATGTCGTCGCCGTCGGCGCCGCCGCGACGGCGGGACTTCTGCTTGCTCCGGAACCGGCGCCACTGCTGTGGCCGGTGCTGTTCGTGGCATCGATTGCGGCCGCGGTGGTTGTCTTCGGGCTCAGTCATGCGGCCCTGCGCGATGCGGCCGACCGCGATCCGCTGACCGGGGTGTGGAACCGTGCGGGTGTCCTCTGGCAGGCCGATGCGCTGGCATCGCGCGGCCGAGGACGTGGGGTAGCCGTGCTCGTGCTGGACGTCGATGACTTCAAGTCCATCAACGACAACCAGGGCCACGAGGCCGGCGACCGCGTCCTCGTCGACCTGAGCCGCCGCTGGCACGAGCAGCTTCCCCGGGACGCGGTCATCGGACGTCTGGGCGGCGACGAATTCGTGGTTCTCTTGGGCGGATACGACCAGTCCAGCGCCGAAGAGGTCGCGACGACCTTCTCCGAGGGGACGGTTCGGGTCACCGTGGGTCTTGCCTGCGGGCCGTTCGACGGACCCGACGATCTCACCGCGCTGCTGGCCGCCGCCGACGCCGATCTCTACCGCCGCAAGCGGGAGCGGAAGTCGCCGACGTCCGAAGAGCGCCGCACGGGCTAG
- a CDS encoding GNAT family N-acetyltransferase, whose protein sequence is MTPTDKTGAPTTVRTDRNKFTIAVDGQQVGLAAFVDHGEQRIFHHTEIAEAYEGRGLATILVAEALAQTRDAGRRMVAVCPLVASFLDKHPEFASAVDPVTDDIEQYLRKAVQAG, encoded by the coding sequence ATGACCCCCACCGACAAGACCGGTGCACCCACCACAGTCCGCACCGACCGCAACAAGTTCACCATCGCCGTGGACGGACAGCAGGTCGGTCTGGCCGCCTTCGTCGACCATGGTGAGCAGCGCATCTTCCACCACACCGAAATCGCCGAAGCCTACGAGGGCCGGGGTCTGGCCACCATCCTGGTCGCCGAAGCCCTGGCCCAGACCCGCGACGCCGGGCGCCGCATGGTCGCGGTGTGCCCGCTGGTCGCCAGCTTTCTGGACAAGCACCCGGAGTTCGCCAGCGCGGTCGACCCCGTGACCGACGACATCGAGCAGTACCTGCGGAAGGCCGTCCAAGCCGGGTAA
- a CDS encoding WhiB family transcriptional regulator translates to MNFRPCSADPDLWFGYSDDDASDGAAKARVYEQSATRARTICLRRCPLAQQRACARRAIEAGEEYGVWAGIKLPGGQYRKRAQLAHAHDMLRRIADGQINPRELPESAELLARNEALPVPAATVVHLPLGRMPRTAA, encoded by the coding sequence ATGAACTTCCGCCCGTGCTCGGCAGACCCCGACCTGTGGTTCGGCTACTCCGACGATGACGCCAGCGATGGGGCCGCCAAGGCTCGCGTCTACGAACAGTCCGCCACCCGCGCGCGCACGATCTGCCTGCGCCGCTGCCCACTGGCGCAGCAGCGGGCCTGCGCGCGACGAGCCATCGAGGCCGGTGAGGAATACGGGGTGTGGGCCGGGATCAAACTTCCCGGCGGCCAGTACCGCAAGCGCGCCCAGCTCGCGCACGCCCACGACATGCTGCGGCGGATCGCCGACGGTCAGATCAATCCGCGCGAACTGCCCGAGAGTGCCGAGCTACTCGCGCGCAACGAGGCGTTGCCGGTGCCGGCGGCCACCGTCGTCCACCTGCCGCTGGGGCGGATGCCCCGCACCGCGGCCTAG
- a CDS encoding acyl-CoA thioesterase domain-containing protein has product MANSGSTSTAPPAYFALDGDILLPDPSCQGPWGPTISGHVVGGVLARALENAGQRDDFQPARITVDLLKPTAIAPLQIRTSVQREGRRIRLVDAEVVQNDVVVSRASGVFVRPGDQHVGDIWSSDIQMPPMPPDPGPLPDDLPMFVWGYGGEGSSGGEFGFAQWHCGGPKYIWIRQRRPLVTGEALSPFVEATMAADATSALTHWGTQGLQYINLDYTLSLTRLPKGPNIGMAAVVHTSHDGIASGTAAVFDEYGPIGNAMAVALVNPVEAFRPGTMR; this is encoded by the coding sequence GTGGCAAATTCCGGCAGCACCAGCACTGCACCACCGGCCTACTTCGCACTCGACGGCGACATCCTGCTGCCGGACCCCAGTTGTCAGGGGCCGTGGGGACCCACGATCAGCGGCCACGTCGTCGGCGGAGTACTGGCCCGGGCCCTGGAGAACGCCGGCCAACGCGACGACTTCCAGCCGGCCCGCATCACGGTCGACCTGCTCAAGCCCACCGCTATCGCGCCGCTGCAGATACGGACCTCCGTACAGCGCGAAGGCCGCCGGATCCGGCTCGTCGATGCCGAGGTCGTGCAGAACGATGTCGTGGTGTCCCGGGCCAGCGGGGTGTTCGTACGCCCCGGTGACCAGCACGTCGGTGACATCTGGTCGTCGGACATCCAGATGCCGCCGATGCCGCCCGACCCCGGTCCATTGCCCGACGACTTGCCGATGTTCGTCTGGGGGTACGGGGGAGAGGGCTCCAGCGGCGGGGAGTTCGGCTTCGCCCAATGGCATTGCGGTGGACCGAAATACATCTGGATTCGGCAACGCCGGCCGCTGGTCACCGGCGAGGCACTCAGCCCTTTCGTCGAGGCGACGATGGCCGCGGACGCGACGAGCGCGTTGACCCATTGGGGCACACAGGGTTTGCAGTACATCAACCTCGACTACACCCTGAGCCTGACCCGGCTGCCCAAAGGCCCGAACATCGGCATGGCCGCCGTGGTGCACACCAGCCATGACGGGATCGCCTCCGGCACCGCCGCGGTGTTCGACGAATACGGACCCATCGGCAATGCGATGGCGGTGGCGTTGGTGAATCCGGTGGAGGCCTTCCGGCCCGGCACCATGCGCTAG
- a CDS encoding TetR/AcrR family transcriptional regulator → MDRGARAREELLDAAERLIAEHGFEVPLRDIAKAAGQRNNSAVNYYFRSRQDLIDAVVARRLVPMEAQRQAMLDGMSEQELRDAHALLRVLVEPFGNLEATHYARFLEVVRIRLNREPQSPAESAWPRVTGAMHELVPAADRGDRIRRVSAVATTMWALLADRERRAESGGAGPDSLEEIVSMLAAMLTAPQRQPATAGRRAERG, encoded by the coding sequence GTGGACCGTGGTGCCCGAGCCCGGGAAGAGTTGCTCGACGCAGCAGAACGCCTGATCGCCGAGCACGGCTTCGAGGTGCCCCTGCGCGATATCGCCAAGGCCGCCGGCCAGCGCAACAACTCCGCGGTGAACTACTACTTCCGCAGCCGGCAGGACCTGATCGACGCGGTGGTGGCCCGGCGCCTGGTCCCCATGGAGGCACAGCGTCAGGCCATGCTCGACGGTATGTCGGAGCAGGAGCTGCGCGACGCGCACGCGTTGTTGCGGGTACTGGTCGAGCCGTTCGGCAACCTCGAAGCCACCCACTACGCCCGTTTCCTGGAAGTGGTGCGGATCCGGCTGAACCGCGAACCCCAGAGCCCGGCCGAGTCGGCCTGGCCCCGCGTCACCGGTGCCATGCACGAGTTGGTTCCCGCCGCCGACCGCGGCGACCGCATCCGCCGGGTATCCGCGGTCGCGACGACGATGTGGGCGCTGCTGGCCGACCGCGAACGTCGGGCCGAGAGCGGGGGAGCGGGTCCGGACAGCCTCGAGGAGATCGTCTCCATGCTGGCCGCGATGCTGACCGCGCCGCAACGTCAGCCGGCCACCGCGGGGAGACGCGCCGAGCGCGGGTGA